A single window of Mycobacterium sp. ITM-2016-00318 DNA harbors:
- the panD gene encoding aspartate 1-decarboxylase, with protein sequence MLRTMLKSKIHRATVTQADLHYVGSVTIDADLMDAADLLEGEQVTIVDIDNGARLVTYAITGERGSGVIGINGAAAHLVHPGHLVILIAYGTMEDVEARSYRPRIVFVDAGNNQIDLGHDPAHVPAGAAELVSPR encoded by the coding sequence ATGTTACGCACGATGCTCAAGTCGAAGATCCACCGCGCCACTGTGACTCAGGCAGATCTGCACTACGTCGGGTCGGTGACGATCGACGCCGATCTGATGGACGCCGCTGACCTGCTCGAAGGTGAGCAGGTTACCATCGTCGATATCGACAACGGCGCGCGGCTGGTGACATACGCGATAACCGGTGAGCGGGGTAGCGGCGTCATCGGAATCAACGGTGCGGCAGCACATCTGGTACATCCGGGCCATCTGGTCATCCTGATCGCCTACGGAACGATGGAGGACGTCGAGGCCCGTTCATACCGGCCGCGCATCGTGTTCGTCGATGCAGGCAACAACCAGATCGACCTCGGCCACGATCCCGCGCATGTGCCCGCCGGTGCGGCCGAACTAGTGTCGCCGCGGTGA
- the folK gene encoding 2-amino-4-hydroxy-6-hydroxymethyldihydropteridine diphosphokinase, translated as MTSVVLSIGSNLGDRQAHLQSVVDGLGTALRAVSPVYETAAWGGVEQSPFLNAVVIADDPGTDAHAWLNRAHDLERAADRERVQHWGPRTLDVDLVTCHDGDDEVVLHDEDLTLPHPYAHQRAFVLVPWLDVDPDAALTLDGERRPVETLLAGLDQSERDGVRLTGLVLT; from the coding sequence GTGACTTCAGTTGTGCTGTCGATCGGATCGAACCTCGGCGATCGACAGGCTCATCTTCAATCCGTCGTCGACGGCCTCGGCACAGCCCTGCGCGCGGTGTCTCCGGTCTACGAGACAGCGGCATGGGGTGGCGTCGAACAGAGCCCGTTTCTCAACGCCGTTGTGATCGCTGACGACCCGGGAACCGACGCCCACGCCTGGCTGAACCGCGCGCACGACCTCGAACGAGCAGCCGACCGGGAGAGGGTTCAGCACTGGGGTCCGCGGACCCTCGACGTCGACCTCGTCACCTGTCATGACGGTGACGACGAGGTGGTCCTGCACGACGAGGACCTGACACTTCCGCACCCGTACGCTCATCAACGAGCGTTTGTGCTGGTCCCCTGGCTGGACGTGGATCCCGACGCCGCGCTCACCCTGGACGGCGAACGGCGGCCCGTCGAGACGTTGCTCGCAGGCCTCGACCAGAGCGAACGCGACGGGGTGCGGCTGACCGGCCTGGTGCTGACCTGA
- the folE gene encoding GTP cyclohydrolase I FolE — translation MAQPHNNSATFAQFDQKRAETAVRELLIAVGEDPDRHGLEDTPARVARAYRELFAGLYIDPDSVLDKTFDEGHDEMVLVKDIPMYSTCEHHLVAFHGVAHVGYIPGEDGRVTGLSKLARLVDLYAKRPQVQERLTAQIADAMMRKLQPRGAIVVVEAEHLCMSMRGIRKPGATTTTSAVRGQFKTDKASRSEALDLILRK, via the coding sequence ATGGCGCAGCCGCACAACAACTCTGCGACGTTCGCGCAGTTCGATCAGAAGCGCGCCGAGACCGCGGTCCGGGAACTGCTCATCGCCGTCGGCGAGGATCCCGACCGGCACGGTCTCGAGGACACTCCGGCGCGGGTCGCGCGGGCGTACAGAGAATTGTTCGCCGGGCTGTACATAGACCCGGATTCCGTGCTGGACAAGACGTTCGACGAGGGCCACGACGAAATGGTTCTGGTGAAGGACATCCCCATGTACTCCACCTGCGAGCACCACCTCGTGGCGTTCCACGGGGTGGCTCACGTCGGTTACATTCCCGGCGAGGACGGTCGGGTGACGGGACTGTCGAAGCTCGCGCGCCTCGTCGATCTCTACGCCAAGCGGCCGCAGGTGCAGGAGCGGTTGACCGCCCAGATCGCCGATGCCATGATGCGCAAACTGCAGCCGCGCGGGGCGATCGTCGTCGTCGAGGCCGAGCATCTCTGCATGTCGATGCGGGGGATCCGCAAGCCGGGTGCAACCACAACGACGTCCGCGGTGCGCGGCCAGTTCAAGACCGACAAGGCATCGCGGTCCGAGGCGCTGGACCTGATCCTGCGGAAGTGA
- a CDS encoding DUF6779 domain-containing protein — MSVLTRGARPRRSGRRPGWLLLTVLLVLAIMASSALVFTNRVELLKLAVILALWAAVVAAFVSVIYRRQSDVDAAKARDLKLVYDLQLDREISARREYELTVESELRRELSTEIRAQAADEVAALRAELAALRANLEYLFDADLSHRPAIETEQGPVRPGRVASSRLDTEGPDLRTEENPIIDVSAEPHAPEHEWSPTPLFGGAHRRPSEAEPTADERLSWAAEHRAAEERAAAEQRAAAEQRAAEQRAAAEQRAAEYRETEQRAAEQRAAEQRAAQERAAEERAAEEQRLAEQRAAEERAAEEQRLAEQRAAEERAAEEQRLAEQRAAEERAIAEQHAAAQRAAEEEAARQAAADWRPAPAEGEWIPAGLPGSNWSPSRTENGSAGEYVGKRRAPDPAMTTPPADLGRGRHSVGPDAGDPGRPTPPSPPTLAAPPPQTASPLPADPAAASEEENRPRHRSLDEAESTGGHSVAELLARLETRSSGGGRRRRRQD, encoded by the coding sequence ATGTCCGTTCTGACCCGTGGTGCCCGGCCGCGGCGCAGCGGTCGCAGGCCGGGTTGGCTGCTGTTAACGGTGTTGCTGGTCCTCGCCATCATGGCGAGTTCGGCGCTGGTGTTCACCAATCGGGTGGAATTGCTGAAGCTGGCGGTCATCCTCGCGTTGTGGGCGGCGGTGGTGGCTGCATTCGTATCGGTCATCTATCGGCGGCAGAGCGACGTCGATGCGGCCAAGGCGCGCGATCTGAAACTCGTCTACGACCTGCAACTGGACCGCGAGATCTCCGCACGCCGGGAATACGAGCTGACGGTCGAATCGGAGTTGCGCCGCGAGCTGTCGACCGAGATCCGCGCTCAAGCCGCCGACGAGGTGGCCGCGTTGCGCGCAGAACTGGCCGCTCTTCGGGCCAATCTCGAGTACCTCTTCGACGCCGACCTCAGCCACCGCCCCGCCATCGAGACCGAACAGGGCCCGGTTCGGCCGGGGCGGGTCGCCAGCAGCAGGCTCGACACCGAGGGGCCGGACCTTCGGACCGAAGAGAATCCGATCATCGACGTCTCGGCCGAACCGCATGCGCCAGAACATGAGTGGTCTCCCACGCCGTTGTTCGGTGGTGCCCATCGGAGGCCGTCGGAGGCGGAGCCCACCGCCGATGAGCGGCTGTCCTGGGCGGCAGAGCATCGCGCCGCTGAAGAGCGCGCCGCTGCGGAGCAGCGGGCCGCAGCCGAACAACGGGCCGCTGAGCAGCGCGCCGCCGCAGAACAGCGGGCGGCCGAATACCGTGAAACAGAACAACGCGCGGCCGAGCAGCGGGCCGCCGAGCAGCGTGCCGCGCAAGAGCGCGCCGCGGAAGAGCGGGCGGCCGAGGAACAGCGGCTCGCCGAGCAGCGCGCCGCGGAAGAGCGGGCGGCCGAGGAACAGCGGCTTGCCGAGCAGCGCGCCGCAGAAGAGCGGGCGGCCGAGGAACAACGGCTTGCCGAGCAGCGCGCCGCGGAAGAGCGGGCCATCGCCGAGCAGCACGCGGCCGCCCAGCGAGCCGCAGAGGAAGAGGCCGCCAGGCAGGCGGCGGCCGACTGGCGACCTGCGCCCGCCGAGGGCGAATGGATCCCGGCCGGCCTGCCGGGCAGCAACTGGTCACCCTCTCGGACCGAGAACGGATCTGCCGGCGAGTACGTCGGCAAGCGGCGCGCGCCCGATCCGGCGATGACGACACCGCCCGCAGATCTGGGACGCGGACGCCACTCCGTGGGGCCGGACGCCGGCGATCCGGGGCGACCGACACCTCCGTCTCCGCCCACGCTTGCGGCGCCTCCGCCGCAGACTGCCTCTCCGCTACCGGCAGATCCCGCCGCGGCGTCCGAGGAGGAGAATCGACCCCGCCACCGCAGCCTCGACGAGGCGGAGTCGACCGGTGGTCACTCGGTCGCCGAGTTGCTCGCCCGGCTCGAAACGCGCTCGTCAGGCGGCGGCCGTCGTCGGCGCCGCCAGGATTGA
- a CDS encoding DUF3180 domain-containing protein: MGPTRRRDLTAATVIAAALGYVLVTALYRWFPPITVWTGLSLLAVAVAEGGWAFYVRTKIDDGEIGDGPGWLHPLAVARSVTIAKASAWVGALVFGWWVGVLIYLLPRRGSLRVAGEDTAGAAVAALSALALLVAALWLQHCCKSPQEPPEDGEGATE; encoded by the coding sequence ATGGGCCCAACCCGCAGACGTGACCTGACGGCCGCGACGGTGATTGCCGCCGCGCTGGGGTACGTGCTGGTGACAGCGCTTTACCGCTGGTTTCCGCCCATCACGGTGTGGACCGGCCTCTCGCTTCTCGCGGTCGCCGTCGCTGAGGGCGGGTGGGCGTTCTACGTGCGGACGAAGATCGACGACGGCGAGATCGGCGACGGGCCCGGCTGGCTTCATCCACTGGCCGTCGCCCGGTCGGTGACCATCGCCAAGGCCTCGGCCTGGGTGGGTGCCCTCGTGTTCGGTTGGTGGGTGGGCGTGCTGATCTATCTTTTGCCACGCCGCGGCTCGCTGCGGGTCGCGGGCGAGGACACGGCGGGCGCAGCGGTTGCCGCGCTGAGCGCGCTTGCGCTGTTGGTCGCCGCACTGTGGCTGCAACATTGCTGCAAGTCGCCGCAGGAGCCGCCGGAGGACGGCGAAGGAGCCACGGAGTAA
- a CDS encoding type III pantothenate kinase, which yields MLLAIDVRNTHTVVGLISGSGDHAKVAQHWRIRTESEVTADELALTIDGLIGDDSERLTGAAGLSTVPSVLHELREMLTQYWPSVPHVLIEPGVRTGIPLLVDNPKEVGADRIVNCLAAYHKYKSAAIVIDFGSSICVDVVSAKGEFLGGAIAPGVEVSLDAAASRSAALRRVELARPRSIVGKNTVECMQAGAVFGFAGMVDGLVTRIRGDEFGGGDATVVATGHIGPLLLPDMHTVQHYDQHLTLDGLRLVFERNRDSQRGRLRQAR from the coding sequence GTGCTGCTAGCAATCGACGTCCGCAACACCCACACCGTGGTCGGCCTGATCTCCGGATCGGGCGACCACGCCAAGGTCGCCCAGCACTGGCGCATCCGCACCGAGTCGGAGGTCACCGCCGACGAATTGGCGTTGACGATCGACGGTTTGATCGGCGATGACTCCGAGCGCCTGACCGGAGCGGCAGGCCTGTCGACGGTTCCCTCTGTCCTACATGAGCTGCGCGAGATGCTGACTCAGTACTGGCCGAGCGTGCCTCACGTGCTGATCGAGCCGGGCGTGCGAACCGGGATCCCACTGCTGGTCGACAACCCCAAGGAGGTCGGTGCCGACCGCATCGTCAATTGCCTTGCGGCGTATCACAAATACAAGTCAGCGGCGATCGTCATCGACTTCGGATCGTCGATCTGCGTCGACGTGGTGTCGGCCAAGGGCGAGTTCCTCGGCGGGGCGATCGCACCGGGTGTCGAGGTGTCTCTGGATGCGGCGGCCTCGCGGTCGGCGGCGTTGCGGCGCGTGGAGCTTGCCCGGCCGCGGTCGATCGTCGGCAAGAACACCGTCGAGTGCATGCAGGCGGGTGCGGTGTTCGGATTCGCAGGCATGGTCGACGGGCTGGTGACCCGCATCCGCGGCGACGAGTTCGGCGGCGGCGACGCCACCGTCGTGGCGACCGGTCATATCGGACCCCTGCTGCTGCCCGATATGCACACCGTCCAGCACTACGACCAGCACCTGACGCTCGACGGCCTGCGGCTGGTCTTCGAGCGCAACCGCGACAGTCAGCGGGGCAGGCTCAGACAGGCGCGGTAG
- the folB gene encoding dihydroneopterin aldolase, whose protein sequence is MADRIELRGLIVRGNHGVYEHERRDGQDFVIDITVWIDLAAAAVSDDLADTFDYGTLANRAAGIVAGPPRNLIEAVAGEIAEDVMTDERVQAVEVVVHKPAAPIPQRFADVAVVARRSRRGGRGEPPT, encoded by the coding sequence ATGGCTGACCGGATAGAATTGCGCGGCTTGATAGTTCGCGGCAACCACGGAGTTTACGAGCACGAGCGCCGCGACGGACAGGACTTCGTCATCGACATCACGGTCTGGATCGACCTCGCGGCCGCGGCGGTCAGCGACGATCTAGCCGACACGTTCGACTACGGCACACTGGCCAACCGGGCAGCCGGCATCGTCGCGGGACCGCCGCGAAATCTGATCGAGGCGGTTGCGGGCGAGATCGCCGAGGACGTGATGACCGACGAACGCGTGCAGGCCGTCGAGGTCGTCGTGCACAAACCCGCCGCCCCGATCCCGCAGCGGTTCGCGGACGTGGCCGTGGTGGCACGGCGGTCGCGGCGCGGCGGCCGTGGGGAGCCGCCGACATGA
- the panC gene encoding pantoate--beta-alanine ligase, producing the protein MTVRRPPKFAPGECNVYSSPRDVSDVSRALRHTGRRVMLVPTMGALHEGHLTLVRHAKRVQGAVVVASIFVNPLQFGANEDLDKYPKTLDDDLAQLRAEGVDIAFTPTAAQMYPEGPRTSVQPGSLGAELEGASRPTHFAGVLTVVLKLLQIVRPDRAFFGEKDYQQLVMIRQMVADLNVDTTIVGLPIVREPDGLAMSSRNRYLSDVEREQAGALSAALLAGMYAAAGGAPAALDAARAVLDEVPAFDVDYLEVRDPGLGPAPTEGAARMLVAARLGNTRLLDNIAIDIGLTAGADGRYSVASGDNHELPWRN; encoded by the coding sequence GTGACTGTTCGTAGACCGCCGAAGTTCGCGCCGGGAGAGTGCAACGTCTATAGCTCGCCTCGCGACGTATCCGATGTTTCGCGCGCGCTTCGGCACACGGGCCGGCGGGTGATGCTGGTGCCCACCATGGGCGCTCTGCACGAAGGGCATCTGACCCTGGTGCGGCACGCCAAGCGGGTCCAGGGTGCGGTCGTGGTGGCGTCGATCTTCGTCAACCCGCTGCAATTCGGCGCGAACGAAGATCTCGACAAGTATCCCAAGACGCTCGACGACGATCTCGCCCAGCTTCGGGCCGAGGGGGTCGACATCGCATTCACTCCGACCGCGGCGCAGATGTACCCGGAGGGGCCGCGCACCTCGGTGCAGCCGGGTAGTCTCGGTGCGGAGCTCGAGGGCGCTTCGCGGCCAACGCATTTCGCGGGCGTTCTGACGGTGGTGCTCAAGCTACTGCAGATCGTGCGGCCCGACAGGGCGTTCTTCGGCGAGAAGGACTATCAGCAGCTCGTGATGATCCGTCAGATGGTCGCCGACCTCAACGTCGACACCACCATCGTCGGGCTGCCGATCGTGCGCGAACCCGACGGGCTGGCGATGTCGTCGCGCAACCGCTACCTCAGCGACGTCGAACGCGAACAGGCAGGCGCACTCTCGGCCGCCCTGCTGGCAGGCATGTACGCCGCCGCGGGTGGCGCACCCGCCGCGCTGGATGCCGCACGGGCGGTGCTCGACGAGGTGCCCGCGTTCGACGTCGACTATCTGGAAGTGCGGGATCCCGGGCTGGGGCCTGCGCCAACCGAGGGCGCGGCCCGCATGCTGGTGGCCGCGCGACTCGGCAACACCCGACTGCTCGACAACATTGCGATAGACATCGGACTGACAGCCGGTGCCGACGGCCGGTATTCCGTCGCATCAGGCGACAATCACGAATTGCCCTGGAGGAACTGA
- a CDS encoding Rossmann-like and DUF2520 domain-containing protein, translated as MRPARLSVGIISAGRVGTALGVALERAEHVVAACSAISDASLQRAARRLPDTAVLPVDEVARRAELLLLAVPDAELTSVVSGLAATRSVRPGTIVAHTSGANGIAVLGPLTEQDCIPLAIHPAMTFTGADEDISRLADTCFGITAADDVGYAIAQSLVLEIGGEPFRVREDARTLYHAALAHASNHVMTVLLDAVEGLRAALWGQELLGQELVGNHPGGIAERVVGPLARASLENALQRGQAALTGPVARGDAAAVADHLRAFAEVDPDLAQAYRANSLRTAQRAHAPAEVFTALEGQA; from the coding sequence ATGCGCCCTGCTCGGCTCTCGGTCGGGATCATCTCTGCAGGTCGGGTCGGCACCGCGCTCGGCGTGGCCCTCGAGCGCGCCGAACATGTGGTGGCGGCGTGCAGTGCGATATCCGATGCGTCCCTGCAGCGGGCGGCGCGCAGGTTGCCCGACACCGCGGTGCTGCCCGTGGACGAGGTCGCGCGACGCGCTGAACTGCTCCTGCTCGCCGTCCCCGATGCCGAGCTGACCTCGGTCGTCTCAGGCCTCGCGGCAACTCGCTCCGTTCGACCGGGAACCATCGTGGCCCACACTTCTGGCGCGAACGGCATAGCGGTGCTCGGCCCGTTGACCGAACAGGATTGCATCCCGTTGGCGATCCACCCCGCGATGACCTTCACCGGCGCCGACGAGGACATCTCGCGGCTGGCCGACACCTGCTTCGGAATCACCGCCGCAGACGATGTCGGCTACGCGATCGCGCAGTCGCTGGTGCTCGAGATCGGCGGCGAGCCGTTCCGGGTTCGCGAGGACGCCCGCACGCTGTACCACGCCGCCCTCGCGCATGCGAGCAACCACGTCATGACGGTTCTGCTTGACGCCGTGGAGGGCCTGCGTGCCGCCCTGTGGGGGCAGGAGCTCCTCGGTCAGGAACTGGTGGGCAATCACCCCGGCGGCATCGCGGAGCGAGTCGTCGGTCCGCTCGCAAGGGCGTCGCTGGAGAACGCACTGCAGCGGGGGCAGGCGGCGTTGACCGGACCGGTGGCCCGGGGCGATGCCGCCGCGGTCGCCGATCATTTGCGCGCATTCGCCGAAGTGGATCCCGATCTGGCGCAGGCATATCGGGCGAACTCGCTGCGCACCGCGCAGCGTGCCCATGCGCCCGCCGAGGTCTTCACCGCGTTAGAGGGGCAGGCGTGA
- the folP gene encoding dihydropteroate synthase has protein sequence MGVVNVTDDSFSDGGLFLDRDRAVEHGMTLAADGAAIIDVGGESTRPGATRVDARVEAARVLPVIKELAGQGLTVSIDTMHAEVAQAALENGAQIVNDVSGGRADANMAKVVANAKVPWVLMHWRSVSADSPHEVPCYRDVVAEVRAELLEAVDAAVRAGVDPGNLIIDPGLGFAKTGEHNWALLRALPEFVDTEIPVLVGASRKRFLGTLLADADGEPRQPDGRETATAVISALAAQRGAWGVRVHDVRASVDALKVVEAWTDPQRDG, from the coding sequence ATGGGAGTCGTCAACGTCACCGACGACTCCTTTTCCGACGGAGGGCTGTTTCTCGATCGTGATCGGGCCGTCGAACACGGCATGACACTTGCCGCCGACGGTGCGGCGATCATCGACGTCGGCGGCGAGTCGACGCGACCGGGCGCCACCCGCGTCGACGCGCGTGTGGAGGCGGCTCGTGTGCTGCCGGTGATCAAAGAGCTTGCCGGACAAGGCCTTACCGTCAGCATCGACACGATGCATGCGGAGGTGGCGCAGGCGGCGCTCGAGAATGGGGCGCAGATCGTCAACGACGTATCCGGAGGTAGGGCCGACGCGAACATGGCGAAAGTGGTTGCCAACGCCAAGGTGCCATGGGTGCTGATGCACTGGCGCTCGGTCAGCGCCGATAGTCCGCACGAGGTGCCGTGCTACCGCGACGTAGTGGCCGAGGTCCGTGCGGAACTGCTCGAAGCCGTCGATGCCGCCGTGCGCGCAGGCGTGGATCCGGGCAACCTGATCATCGATCCGGGGCTGGGGTTCGCGAAGACCGGCGAGCACAACTGGGCGCTGCTGCGCGCGCTACCGGAGTTCGTCGACACTGAAATCCCGGTGCTGGTCGGGGCTTCGCGTAAACGCTTCCTCGGCACGCTGCTGGCGGACGCCGACGGCGAACCCCGCCAGCCGGACGGCCGCGAGACCGCCACGGCGGTGATCTCCGCGCTCGCCGCACAGCGCGGTGCGTGGGGTGTGCGCGTGCACGACGTCCGGGCATCGGTGGACGCACTCAAAGTCGTCGAAGCATGGACGGACCCGCAACGCGATGGCTGA